In Mycobacterium sp. 050128, one genomic interval encodes:
- a CDS encoding AAA family ATPase encodes MPIRWNVPQHASTLERLNSALGDGARRGAVVLGPDGVGKSTLARLAAENFASGNPSTFIRWVTGTPTERVVPFGAFGHIVDFSSFGADIGKPAALLRAARASLSRDRHGDLLLIVDDAHNLDILSATLVYQLALGGTGRMIVTARADAAPEVIAALWTDGLLERIDVDAPGEATSTAEVDTFIAELPAAARAVLDYLAVEEPLSLADLTALAGDGAVTVAQEWGAAETRVRDEHAVEAPPARGGDPVVYTAHPLFSERVRAALGADGARRRRTQLVELQSLHPSDHLSDRLRLASLALDSDAPQPVAEVVDAAQQALRLGDLTLGERFARAALARCEDGQALAARLPLANSLAFQGRGREAEELLAAVDSAALSEDELMAWTLLRAANQFFMLSEPERATAFLLTIRNRVDDVAGRLTLDALSATFAMNAGNVEGAVEIAHRVLDSPAADDQAVAWAASAATLCSARQGRFADVEPLAQRARNAEHPGLLRFTVGLGETTTLLMAGRVETATELAQQFTDFAELQQPGRAIGEVLLAHMLIAAGRFADAAALLGPAAAALERTGYSWGPLSLMLLATALAQQGDIAAAAKALSRAESRHGTKSALFSPELGVARAWRLAAARDSHGAISAARDAARMAERRGQSAVALRVWHEAVRLGDIRAVDPLARLCDEVDCVAGQLALAHAKALATNDGDALRAVAGELTAVGLHAAAANAAAQAQQCA; translated from the coding sequence ATGCCGATTCGATGGAACGTCCCGCAGCACGCGTCCACGTTGGAACGACTGAACTCCGCTCTGGGTGACGGGGCGCGGCGCGGTGCGGTGGTGCTCGGTCCCGACGGTGTCGGCAAGTCGACCCTGGCGCGGTTGGCCGCCGAGAACTTCGCCAGCGGCAACCCGAGCACTTTCATCCGCTGGGTCACCGGCACCCCGACCGAGCGCGTGGTCCCGTTCGGCGCCTTCGGCCATATCGTGGACTTCTCCAGTTTCGGGGCCGACATCGGGAAGCCGGCCGCGTTGCTGCGGGCGGCCCGGGCATCGTTGAGCCGCGACCGGCACGGCGATCTGCTGCTGATCGTCGACGACGCTCACAACCTGGACATCCTGTCGGCCACCCTCGTCTACCAGTTGGCGCTGGGCGGCACCGGCCGGATGATCGTCACCGCCCGCGCGGACGCCGCACCGGAGGTGATCGCCGCGCTGTGGACCGACGGCCTGCTGGAGCGCATCGATGTCGACGCGCCCGGAGAGGCCACCAGCACGGCCGAGGTCGACACCTTCATCGCCGAGTTGCCCGCGGCCGCGCGGGCGGTGCTCGACTATCTCGCCGTCGAGGAGCCGCTGTCGCTGGCCGATCTCACCGCGCTGGCCGGCGACGGCGCGGTCACCGTGGCGCAGGAGTGGGGCGCGGCCGAAACCCGGGTGCGCGACGAGCACGCCGTGGAGGCACCTCCCGCTCGCGGGGGAGATCCGGTCGTCTACACCGCCCACCCCCTGTTCTCCGAACGGGTGCGGGCCGCGTTGGGCGCCGATGGTGCCCGGCGGCGGCGCACCCAGTTGGTCGAGCTGCAGTCCCTGCATCCGTCGGATCACCTCAGCGACCGGCTGCGGCTGGCGTCCCTGGCGCTGGACAGCGATGCCCCGCAGCCGGTGGCCGAGGTCGTCGACGCCGCACAGCAGGCGCTGCGGCTCGGCGATCTGACGCTGGGCGAGCGATTCGCCCGCGCCGCGCTGGCGCGCTGCGAGGATGGCCAGGCACTGGCCGCGCGGCTGCCGCTGGCGAATTCGCTGGCGTTTCAGGGCCGGGGCCGAGAGGCAGAGGAACTGCTGGCCGCCGTCGACTCCGCCGCGTTGTCAGAAGACGAACTGATGGCCTGGACCCTGCTGCGGGCGGCCAACCAGTTCTTCATGCTCAGCGAGCCGGAGCGGGCCACCGCGTTCCTGCTGACCATCCGCAATCGGGTCGACGACGTCGCTGGACGCCTCACCCTCGACGCGCTCAGCGCCACCTTCGCGATGAATGCGGGCAACGTCGAGGGTGCCGTCGAGATCGCGCACCGGGTGCTGGACTCACCGGCCGCCGACGACCAGGCGGTGGCCTGGGCGGCCAGCGCGGCCACGCTGTGTTCGGCGCGCCAAGGCCGGTTCGCCGACGTCGAGCCGCTGGCGCAGCGGGCGCGCAACGCCGAGCACCCCGGACTGCTGCGGTTCACGGTCGGCCTGGGCGAGACGACAACCCTGCTGATGGCGGGCCGGGTCGAAACGGCGACCGAACTGGCGCAGCAATTCACCGATTTCGCCGAATTGCAGCAGCCCGGCCGCGCGATCGGCGAGGTGCTGCTCGCGCACATGCTGATCGCCGCCGGCCGATTCGCCGATGCCGCCGCGCTGTTGGGCCCGGCGGCCGCGGCCCTGGAACGCACCGGCTACTCGTGGGGGCCGCTGTCGCTGATGCTGCTGGCCACCGCGCTGGCCCAACAGGGCGACATCGCTGCCGCGGCAAAAGCCTTGAGCAGAGCGGAATCTCGGCATGGCACCAAGTCGGCTCTGTTCAGCCCCGAGCTGGGCGTGGCCCGGGCCTGGCGGCTGGCCGCCGCGCGCGACTCGCACGGGGCGATTTCGGCGGCCCGCGACGCGGCCCGGATGGCCGAACGGCGCGGGCAGTCGGCGGTGGCGCTTCGCGTCTGGCACGAGGCCGTCCGCCTCGGCGACATCCGCGCGGTGGATCCGCTGGCCCGGCTGTGCGACGAGGTCGACTGCGTGGCGGGACAGCTCGCGCTGGCGCATGCCAAGGCGCTGGCGACCAACGACGGCGACGCGCTGCGCGCGGTGGCCGGGGAGCTGACGGCGGTCGGTCTGCACGCCGCGGCCGCCAATGCGGCCGCGCAGGCCCAGCAGTGCGCTTAG
- a CDS encoding TIGR00730 family Rossman fold protein, with translation MRPDGESSSEWAVCVYCASGPTHRELLDLASELGEAIADRGWTLVWGGGNVSAMGAVASAARARGGNTVGIIPRELVRRELADANAGELIITDNMRDRKRIMEDRANAFIALPGGIGTLDELFEAWTTGSLGMHDKPVVLLDTWGHYEGLWVWLNGLVDRGYISQAAMDTLVLVDKVNDAIEACAPV, from the coding sequence ATGCGCCCCGACGGCGAATCCTCGAGCGAATGGGCAGTCTGCGTCTACTGCGCATCCGGCCCCACACACCGCGAATTGCTTGATCTGGCCAGCGAACTCGGCGAAGCGATCGCCGACCGCGGCTGGACCCTGGTGTGGGGCGGCGGCAACGTTTCGGCGATGGGCGCGGTGGCCAGTGCGGCGCGCGCCCGCGGCGGCAACACGGTCGGCATCATCCCGCGCGAGCTGGTGCGCCGCGAACTTGCCGACGCGAACGCCGGCGAGCTGATCATCACCGACAACATGCGCGACCGGAAGCGGATCATGGAGGACCGCGCCAACGCGTTCATCGCGCTTCCCGGCGGTATCGGCACGCTCGACGAGCTGTTCGAGGCGTGGACGACGGGCTCTTTGGGTATGCACGACAAACCCGTGGTGCTGCTGGACACCTGGGGACACTACGAGGGCTTATGGGTCTGGCTGAACGGCTTGGTCGACCGCGGGTACATCTCGCAGGCAGCGATGGACACGCTGGTGCTGGTCGATAAGGTGAATGACGCAATCGAGGCGTGCGCCCCTGTCTGA
- the fadD6 gene encoding long-chain-acyl-CoA synthetase FadD6, producing the protein MSDHAGGARSRIGLTDIASGLPGVLADMRVVARGAATGLLAQPGSHRSIGSVFQDRAARYGDKVFLRFGDQQLTYREANAAANRYAAVLAARGVGHGDVVGIMLRNSPNTVLAMLATVKCGAVAGMLNYHQRGEVLAHSLGLLDAKVLIAETDLVSAVAESGSAGTANTLTIEDLERFAVGAAATNPDSVGAVQARDTAFYIFTSGTTGFPKASVMTHLRWLKALAAFGGLGLRLKGSDTLYSCLPLYHNNALTVALSSAINSGATLALGKSFSASRFWDEAIACEATAFIYIGEICRYLLNQPPKDTDRKHKVRLIAGNGLRPEIWKDFTQRFGISRVCEFYASSEGNTAFINIFNVPGSTGIAPMPLVYVEYDPDTGDPLRDENGRVRRVPAGQPGLLLSPINRLQPFDGYTDKASSEKKLVRNAFRDGDCYFNSGDVMSPQGMRHAAFVDRLGDTFRWKGENVATTQVEAAVASDKAVEECTVFGVEVPNTGGRAGMAAVQLREGAEFDGKALASAVYGQLPPYALPLFVRVVKTLEHTTTFKSRKVELREQAYGPDVADPLYVLAGRDEGYVPFYDEYPDEVAAGKRPQG; encoded by the coding sequence GTGTCCGATCACGCCGGGGGAGCACGCAGCCGGATCGGCCTGACCGACATCGCGTCGGGACTACCGGGCGTACTGGCCGATATGCGGGTGGTCGCTCGCGGCGCGGCGACCGGGCTGTTGGCCCAGCCGGGCTCGCACCGGTCGATCGGTAGCGTGTTCCAGGACCGTGCCGCCCGCTACGGCGACAAGGTCTTCCTGCGCTTCGGTGACCAGCAGCTGACCTACCGCGAGGCCAACGCGGCCGCCAATCGGTATGCCGCGGTGCTGGCCGCGCGCGGGGTCGGCCACGGCGACGTCGTCGGGATCATGCTGCGCAATTCGCCCAATACGGTGCTGGCGATGCTGGCCACCGTCAAGTGCGGGGCCGTCGCCGGAATGCTCAACTACCACCAGCGTGGTGAGGTGCTCGCGCACAGCCTTGGATTGCTCGACGCCAAGGTGCTGATCGCGGAGACCGACCTGGTCAGCGCCGTCGCCGAGTCCGGTTCCGCGGGCACCGCCAACACGCTGACGATCGAAGACCTGGAGCGCTTTGCGGTCGGCGCGGCGGCCACCAACCCGGATTCGGTGGGGGCCGTGCAGGCTCGCGACACCGCCTTCTACATCTTCACGTCGGGCACCACCGGGTTCCCCAAGGCCAGCGTGATGACGCATCTGCGCTGGCTCAAGGCCCTGGCGGCGTTCGGCGGACTGGGGTTGCGGCTGAAGGGCTCCGACACCCTGTACAGCTGCCTGCCCTTGTACCACAACAACGCGCTGACGGTGGCGCTGTCGTCGGCGATCAACTCCGGGGCGACGCTGGCGCTGGGGAAGTCGTTCTCGGCCTCCCGGTTCTGGGACGAGGCCATCGCGTGTGAGGCCACCGCGTTCATCTACATCGGTGAGATCTGCCGTTATCTGCTCAATCAGCCGCCGAAGGACACCGACCGCAAACACAAGGTGCGCCTGATCGCCGGCAACGGATTGCGCCCGGAGATCTGGAAGGATTTCACCCAACGGTTCGGCATCTCGCGGGTGTGTGAGTTCTACGCTTCCAGCGAAGGCAATACGGCGTTCATCAACATCTTCAACGTGCCCGGTTCCACGGGCATCGCGCCGATGCCGCTGGTGTATGTCGAATACGACCCCGACACCGGGGACCCGTTGCGCGACGAGAACGGCCGGGTACGCAGGGTGCCGGCCGGTCAACCCGGTCTACTGCTCAGCCCGATCAACCGGCTGCAGCCGTTCGACGGCTACACCGACAAGGCGTCGAGCGAAAAGAAGTTGGTGCGCAACGCTTTCCGCGACGGCGACTGCTACTTCAACTCCGGCGACGTGATGAGCCCGCAGGGCATGCGGCACGCCGCGTTCGTCGACCGGCTCGGCGACACCTTCCGCTGGAAGGGCGAGAACGTCGCCACCACGCAGGTCGAAGCGGCGGTGGCGTCGGACAAGGCCGTCGAGGAGTGCACCGTCTTCGGCGTCGAAGTGCCGAACACCGGGGGACGTGCCGGAATGGCCGCGGTCCAGTTGCGCGAGGGCGCGGAGTTCGACGGCAAGGCGCTGGCCAGTGCGGTGTACGGGCAGCTGCCGCCCTACGCGCTGCCGCTGTTCGTCCGGGTGGTCAAGACGCTCGAGCACACCACGACGTTCAAGAGCCGCAAGGTGGAGTTGCGCGAGCAGGCCTACGGGCCAGACGTGGCGGATCCGCTCTATGTGCTGGCCGGCCGCGACGAGGGCTATGTGCCGTTCTACGACGAATACCCGGACGAGGTCGCGGCCGGTAAGCGACCGCAAGGCTAA
- the folP gene encoding dihydropteroate synthase — protein MAIINRTPDSFFDKGATFSDEAARAAVHRAVVDGADLIDVGGVKAGPGENVDADMEIARLVPFIEWLRGAYPDQLISVDTWRSEVARLACAAGADLINDTWAGVDPALPEVAAELGVGLVCSHTGGARPRTRPFRVSFGTTTRGVVDDVIRQVTGAAERAVAAGVAPDRVLIDPTHDMGKNTFHGLVLLRHVSELVNTGWPVLMALSNKDFVGETLGVELTERLEGTLAATALAAAAGVRVFRVHQVAETRRVLEMVASIQGIRPPARTVRGLA, from the coding sequence ATGGCGATCATCAACCGCACACCGGACTCGTTCTTCGACAAGGGTGCGACCTTCAGCGACGAAGCGGCCCGGGCCGCCGTCCACCGGGCCGTCGTCGACGGCGCCGACCTCATCGACGTGGGCGGGGTCAAGGCGGGCCCGGGCGAGAACGTCGACGCGGACATGGAGATCGCCCGGCTGGTGCCGTTCATCGAATGGTTGCGGGGCGCCTACCCGGACCAGCTGATCAGCGTCGACACCTGGCGTTCCGAGGTCGCCCGACTGGCCTGCGCGGCCGGCGCGGACCTGATCAACGACACCTGGGCCGGCGTCGACCCGGCCCTGCCGGAGGTCGCCGCGGAGCTCGGCGTGGGCCTGGTGTGTTCGCACACGGGCGGCGCCCGGCCGCGCACCCGTCCGTTCCGGGTGAGCTTCGGCACCACCACGCGCGGCGTGGTCGACGACGTGATCCGTCAGGTCACCGGCGCCGCCGAGCGCGCGGTCGCCGCCGGAGTGGCACCCGACCGGGTACTGATCGACCCGACGCACGACATGGGCAAGAACACCTTCCACGGGTTGGTCCTGTTGCGCCACGTGAGCGAACTTGTTAATACCGGATGGCCCGTGCTCATGGCTTTGAGCAACAAGGACTTTGTCGGGGAGACTCTGGGTGTGGAACTGACCGAACGGCTTGAGGGGACACTGGCAGCTACCGCGCTGGCAGCGGCCGCCGGCGTACGCGTATTTCGGGTGCATCAGGTCGCCGAGACGCGACGGGTGCTGGAAATGGTCGCCTCCATCCAGGGCATCCGGCCGCCGGCGCGCACCGTGAGAGGACTGGCATGA
- a CDS encoding glucosyl-3-phosphoglycerate synthase, with product MTASDLVAGELTGSGAAAARRWLSHRSWSRPTWTIKQLEEAKGGRTVSVVLPALDEEQTIASVVGSISPLVRDDGGLVDELIVLDSGSTDETEIRAIAAGARVVSREQALPEVATRPGKGEALWRSLAATSGDIVVFVDSDLINPHPMFVPWLLGPLLIGDGIHLVKSFYRRPLSVSEAGGTGGDAATGGGRVTELVARPLLAALRPELGCVLQPLGGEYAASRELLTSLPFAPGYGVEIGLLVDTFDRLGLDAIAQVNLGVRAHRNRPLAELGAMSRQVIATLLSRCGIPDSGVGLTQFFADGEGYTQHTRPVSLADRPPMNGVRPQ from the coding sequence ATGACGGCATCCGACCTGGTCGCCGGGGAGCTGACCGGCAGTGGGGCCGCCGCGGCGCGGCGGTGGCTGTCGCATCGCAGCTGGAGCCGTCCCACCTGGACGATCAAGCAGCTGGAAGAGGCCAAGGGCGGGCGAACCGTCTCGGTGGTGCTGCCGGCCCTCGACGAGGAACAAACCATCGCCTCGGTCGTCGGCAGCATCTCGCCGCTGGTCCGAGATGATGGAGGGCTGGTCGACGAGCTGATCGTGCTGGACTCCGGCTCCACCGACGAGACGGAGATCCGCGCCATTGCGGCCGGCGCCCGCGTCGTCAGCCGCGAACAGGCCTTGCCGGAGGTCGCGACCCGGCCGGGCAAGGGTGAGGCGTTGTGGCGCTCGCTGGCCGCGACCAGCGGCGACATCGTGGTGTTCGTCGACTCCGACCTGATCAACCCGCACCCCATGTTCGTGCCGTGGCTGCTGGGACCCTTGCTGATCGGCGACGGCATTCATCTGGTCAAAAGCTTCTACCGGCGACCGCTGAGCGTCAGCGAGGCGGGTGGTACCGGCGGCGACGCGGCCACCGGCGGCGGGCGGGTCACCGAGCTGGTGGCCCGGCCCCTGCTGGCGGCGCTGCGACCGGAGCTGGGCTGCGTGCTGCAGCCCCTCGGCGGCGAATACGCGGCCAGCCGTGAACTGCTGACCTCGCTGCCGTTCGCCCCGGGCTACGGCGTGGAGATCGGCCTGCTGGTCGACACCTTCGACCGGTTGGGCCTGGACGCGATCGCCCAGGTCAATCTGGGTGTGCGGGCCCACCGCAACCGGCCGCTGGCCGAGCTGGGCGCGATGAGCCGTCAGGTCATCGCGACCCTGCTGTCGCGCTGCGGCATCCCCGACTCCGGGGTCGGGCTGACGCAGTTCTTCGCCGACGGCGAGGGCTACACCCAGCACACCCGGCCGGTATCGCTGGCCGACCGGCCGCCGATGAACGGGGTCAGGCCTCAATAG
- a CDS encoding DivIVA domain-containing protein encodes MALVLLYIVVLLLVAIVLFGAASLLFGRGEQLPPLPRGTTATVLPAYGVTGTDVDAVKFTQVLRGYKTSEVDWVLDRLARELEALRGQLAAVSTAGTAAGNEAVDAANGEDTPGQDPA; translated from the coding sequence GTGGCGTTGGTCTTGCTCTACATCGTGGTGTTGTTGCTGGTGGCGATCGTGCTGTTCGGCGCGGCTAGCCTGCTGTTCGGGCGTGGTGAGCAGTTGCCGCCCCTGCCGCGGGGGACGACGGCGACGGTGTTGCCCGCGTACGGAGTCACCGGCACCGACGTCGACGCGGTCAAGTTCACCCAGGTGCTGCGGGGATACAAGACCAGCGAGGTCGACTGGGTGCTGGATCGGCTGGCCCGCGAGCTCGAGGCGCTGCGGGGTCAGCTGGCGGCGGTCAGCACGGCCGGGACAGCGGCGGGCAACGAGGCCGTCGACGCGGCCAACGGCGAGGACACCCCCGGGCAGGATCCGGCGTGA
- a CDS encoding DNA-3-methyladenine glycosylase I, with translation MYRDYHDEEWGRPLRGRVALFERMSLEAFQSGLSWLTILRKRENFRRAFAGFEIEKVACFTEADVQRLMADAGIVRNRAKIDATIANARAVAELGSGEDLSDLLWSFAPPSRPRPASESEIPSATDESKAMAKELKRRGFRFVGPTTAYALMQATGMVDDHVRNCWVPAPR, from the coding sequence ATGTACCGCGACTACCACGACGAGGAGTGGGGCCGCCCGCTGCGCGGCCGGGTGGCTCTGTTCGAGCGGATGAGCCTGGAGGCCTTTCAGAGCGGCCTGTCCTGGTTGACGATCCTGCGCAAACGGGAGAATTTCCGCCGTGCCTTCGCCGGGTTCGAGATCGAAAAGGTGGCGTGCTTTACCGAGGCCGATGTGCAGCGGTTGATGGCCGACGCCGGCATCGTCCGCAACCGGGCCAAGATCGATGCGACGATTGCCAACGCGCGCGCGGTGGCCGAATTGGGATCGGGGGAAGACCTGTCCGACCTGCTGTGGTCGTTCGCGCCGCCGTCGCGGCCGCGTCCCGCCTCCGAATCCGAGATCCCTTCCGCTACCGACGAATCCAAGGCCATGGCGAAGGAACTCAAACGCCGTGGATTCCGGTTCGTGGGCCCCACCACCGCGTACGCGCTGATGCAGGCGACCGGGATGGTCGACGACCACGTCCGTAATTGCTGGGTTCCCGCACCACGATGA
- a CDS encoding DUF3117 domain-containing protein: MAAMKPRTGDGPLEATKEGRGIVMRVPLEGGGRLVVELTPDEAAALGDELKGVTS, encoded by the coding sequence ATGGCGGCGATGAAGCCCCGGACCGGAGACGGTCCTCTGGAAGCGACTAAGGAGGGGCGCGGCATCGTAATGCGGGTACCACTTGAAGGTGGTGGCCGTCTCGTCGTCGAGTTGACGCCCGACGAGGCCGCTGCCCTGGGCGACGAACTCAAAGGCGTCACCAGCTAA
- the glgA gene encoding glycogen synthase, which translates to MRVAMMTREYPPDVYGGAGVHVTELVAQLRRLCTVDVHCMGAPRPGAVAHEPDRRLRGANAALSTLSTDLVMANAAAEATVVHSHTWYTGMAGHLTAMLYDIPHILTAHSLEPLRPWKAEQLGGGYRISSWVERTAVLAADAVIAVSSGMREDVLRVYPALDPSQVHVVRNGVDSDVWHPAGPAETGSVLAELGVDPNRPMVAFVGRITRQKGVGHLVAAAHQFSPDVQLVLCAGAPDTPEIADEVRTAVDELARVRTGVFWIQEMLPVAELREILSAATVFVCSSVYEPLGIVNLEAMACATAVVASDVGGIPEVVVDGVTGSLVHYDADDASGYRTGLAKAVNELVADPAKAERYGRAGRRRCIEEFSWAHVAEQTLEIYRKVCS; encoded by the coding sequence ATGCGGGTGGCAATGATGACGCGGGAGTACCCACCAGACGTCTACGGGGGAGCCGGCGTACACGTCACCGAGCTCGTCGCCCAACTGCGCCGACTGTGCACGGTCGACGTGCACTGCATGGGCGCACCGCGCCCCGGCGCCGTCGCGCACGAGCCCGATCGGCGCTTGCGCGGGGCCAACGCCGCGCTGTCCACGCTGTCGACGGATCTGGTGATGGCAAACGCCGCAGCCGAGGCCACGGTGGTGCATTCGCATACCTGGTACACCGGCATGGCCGGGCACCTCACCGCGATGCTCTACGACATCCCCCACATCCTGACGGCGCACTCGCTGGAACCGCTGCGGCCGTGGAAGGCCGAACAGCTCGGCGGCGGCTACCGGATCTCGTCGTGGGTGGAGCGCACCGCGGTGCTGGCGGCCGATGCCGTGATCGCGGTGAGTTCCGGCATGCGCGAGGACGTGCTGCGGGTCTACCCGGCGCTGGATCCCAGCCAGGTGCACGTGGTCCGCAATGGCGTCGACAGCGACGTGTGGCATCCGGCCGGACCGGCGGAAACCGGGTCGGTGCTGGCCGAGCTCGGCGTCGATCCGAACCGGCCGATGGTGGCGTTCGTCGGGCGGATCACCCGGCAGAAGGGCGTCGGCCATTTGGTCGCTGCCGCGCACCAATTCAGCCCGGACGTGCAACTGGTGCTGTGCGCCGGCGCTCCCGACACCCCGGAGATCGCGGACGAAGTACGCACCGCGGTAGACGAGCTCGCCCGCGTCCGCACGGGCGTGTTCTGGATCCAGGAAATGCTTCCCGTCGCGGAGTTACGCGAAATACTCTCGGCGGCGACAGTTTTCGTGTGCTCATCGGTGTACGAGCCGTTGGGCATCGTCAATCTGGAGGCGATGGCCTGTGCGACCGCGGTGGTGGCCTCCGACGTCGGCGGAATTCCGGAGGTGGTCGTCGACGGAGTCACCGGTTCGCTGGTGCATTACGACGCCGACGATGCAAGCGGTTACCGGACGGGATTGGCAAAAGCGGTCAATGAACTCGTCGCGGACCCGGCGAAGGCCGAGCGCTACGGACGCGCCGGACGCCGGCGATGCATCGAGGAATTCTCCTGGGCACACGTCGCAGAGCAGACGCTAGAGATCTACCGAAAGGTGTGTTCTTAG
- the glgC gene encoding glucose-1-phosphate adenylyltransferase: MREAPHVLGIVLAGGEGKRLYPLTADRAKPAVPFGGAYRLIDFVLSNLVNARYLRICVLTQYKSHSLDRHISQNWRLSGLAGEYITPVPAQQRLGPRWYTGSADAIYQSLNLIYDEDPDYIVVFGADHVYRMDPEQMVHFHINSGAGATVAGIRVPRTEASAFGCIDSDDSGRIRSFVEKPLEPPGTHDDPETTFASMGNYIFTTKVLVDAIRADADDDQSDHDMGGNIIPRLVDDGMAAVYDFNDNEVPGATDRDRAYWRDVGTLDAFYDAHMDLVSVHPVFNLYNRRWPIRGATENLAPAKFVNGGSAQESVVGAGSIISAASVRNSVLSSNVVVDDGAIVEGSVIMPGARVGRGAVVRHAILDKNVVIGPGEMVGVDLEKDRERFAISAGGVVAVGKGVWV, from the coding sequence ATGAGGGAAGCACCACACGTGCTGGGCATCGTCCTGGCCGGCGGTGAGGGCAAGCGGCTGTATCCGCTGACCGCAGACCGGGCCAAGCCCGCAGTTCCCTTCGGCGGCGCTTATCGTCTGATCGACTTCGTGCTGTCCAACCTCGTCAATGCGCGATACTTGCGGATCTGCGTTCTCACGCAATACAAGTCGCATTCACTTGACCGTCACATTTCGCAGAACTGGCGGTTGTCCGGTCTGGCCGGGGAGTACATCACCCCGGTGCCGGCCCAGCAGCGCCTGGGCCCGCGCTGGTACACCGGCTCCGCCGACGCGATCTACCAATCCCTGAACCTGATCTATGACGAAGACCCGGACTACATAGTGGTTTTCGGCGCCGACCACGTGTACCGGATGGACCCCGAGCAGATGGTCCACTTCCACATCAACAGCGGGGCCGGCGCGACCGTCGCCGGCATCCGGGTGCCGCGCACCGAGGCCTCGGCCTTCGGTTGCATCGACTCCGACGACTCTGGCCGGATCCGCAGTTTCGTCGAGAAGCCGCTGGAACCGCCGGGCACCCACGATGACCCGGAGACGACGTTCGCCTCGATGGGCAACTACATCTTCACCACCAAGGTGCTCGTCGACGCGATTCGCGCCGACGCCGACGACGACCAATCCGATCACGACATGGGTGGCAACATCATTCCCCGCCTGGTGGACGACGGGATGGCCGCGGTCTACGACTTCAACGACAACGAGGTCCCCGGCGCCACCGACCGGGACCGGGCCTACTGGCGTGACGTCGGGACGCTGGACGCGTTCTACGACGCGCACATGGATCTGGTGTCGGTGCACCCCGTGTTCAATCTGTACAACCGGCGCTGGCCGATTCGCGGCGCCACGGAGAACCTGGCGCCGGCGAAGTTCGTCAACGGCGGCTCCGCCCAGGAGTCGGTCGTCGGTGCGGGCAGCATCATCTCGGCGGCCTCGGTGCGCAACTCGGTGTTGTCGTCGAACGTGGTGGTCGACGACGGCGCGATCGTCGAGGGCAGCGTGATCATGCCGGGCGCCCGGGTGGGTCGTGGCGCGGTGGTGCGCCACGCGATCCTGGACAAGAACGTCGTGATCGGGCCCGGCGAAATGGTCGGGGTGGATCTGGAGAAGGACCGGGAGCGCTTCGCGATCAGCGCCGGCGGCGTGGTCGCGGTCGGCAAGGGCGTCTGGGTCTAG